The Winogradskyella schleiferi genome has a window encoding:
- a CDS encoding putative LPS assembly protein LptD, with amino-acid sequence MAFQKPSHTFTKIHLKGLRTNRLHILFTMSFIVFINTFSFAQELPKKNPSIPAEQLKDSTTVAVDSVVIDSIIKPPVNIKEIDSTKKDSTKQEGLLAGIVNYRASDYVALNQRKKEIYLYNEAEVLYQDMEIKAGIIVIDYSKNLVYAGRIKDSTGYSQHPVFKQGTNVIEPDSIVFNTETKKALVFNSRTEQQGFKVYSPITKKENDSVYFMKNGKFTTAEDEEDPEYQFVTTKMKLVPNKKVIVGATYMEIYGVPTPIALPFAFFPMTKKQTSGIIFPSFGEDNDRGYNLQNGGYYFAISDYLDLAVLGDYYTNGSYGLRLENNYALRYKYRGNVSFRYENLLRSERGFPDFSKSTVYNIRWSHSQDSKANPSSRFSASVNLGSSTYFQESINQLNQSNFLNNTLASSVSYSKTFSGEPEVNVSLTASHRQNTNTGDIDLTLPTLQMSMGRIYPFAPKTGTKKGAIHNINFQLNTRGEYSIQTNDSIFGKSEMFDDARTGMRHSIPLTTNFKVFDHFSVSTNANFEETWTVKTVKKFWSQTEQEEVEIDQNGFDRFLTYNFGASVGTTVYGMYNFEEKGENKKIKAIRHVMRPSISYSVSPAFDQYYETYDVIDADGTTTDQVEYSRFENSLYGSPGNNYSSSVGLSLGNNLEAKIRAKDSTKTEPEKIFLLNNLNFSTSYNIAADSLNWSPVRVSGGTQILNKKMSINFGMTLNPYALDSNNSVVNTYNINNGGSLFRLTSANINMSYTLSNESFSGRESNEDNASSQESARSGGRTDDLFGKSQDFADKRLSDRDKNKDDKEENNEFYNYKMPWSLRLAYSANYGNTRRENQISSHSLMFSGDIDLSPRWSVGASSGYDFLNQGFTYTQLRFERDLLSWRMNFSWIPFSDRSSWNFFIGIKSSLLKDLKYDQRRQPDQQVGN; translated from the coding sequence TTGGCGTTTCAAAAACCGAGCCATACTTTTACAAAAATACATTTAAAAGGATTGCGTACAAATAGATTACACATACTTTTTACCATGAGTTTTATAGTGTTTATTAACACTTTTAGCTTCGCCCAAGAATTACCTAAAAAGAACCCTTCCATTCCTGCTGAACAACTGAAAGATTCTACAACAGTTGCGGTCGATTCAGTTGTAATTGATTCCATTATAAAACCACCTGTTAATATTAAAGAAATTGACTCCACAAAAAAAGACTCCACCAAGCAAGAAGGTCTTTTGGCGGGAATCGTCAATTACAGAGCATCAGATTATGTGGCGCTGAATCAACGGAAGAAAGAAATATACCTCTATAACGAAGCCGAAGTGTTATACCAAGACATGGAAATTAAAGCAGGCATTATTGTCATTGATTATAGTAAAAATCTCGTCTATGCTGGTCGAATAAAAGATTCCACAGGTTATTCCCAACATCCCGTTTTTAAACAAGGCACCAATGTTATTGAGCCCGACTCCATCGTTTTTAATACGGAAACCAAAAAAGCCTTGGTCTTCAATTCTAGAACAGAGCAACAAGGTTTTAAAGTGTATTCTCCAATAACAAAAAAAGAAAATGATTCCGTTTATTTTATGAAAAACGGAAAGTTTACCACGGCTGAAGATGAAGAAGATCCCGAATACCAATTTGTAACCACAAAGATGAAATTGGTACCCAATAAAAAAGTGATTGTCGGTGCGACTTACATGGAAATTTACGGCGTACCAACGCCAATTGCCTTGCCTTTTGCTTTTTTTCCAATGACCAAAAAACAGACGTCTGGTATCATATTCCCCTCTTTTGGTGAAGACAATGATAGAGGTTACAATTTACAAAATGGCGGTTACTATTTTGCGATTAGCGATTACCTAGATCTGGCTGTTCTTGGGGATTATTACACCAATGGTAGTTATGGTTTACGACTAGAAAACAATTATGCCTTACGCTATAAATACAGAGGAAATGTAAGTTTTAGGTATGAAAATTTACTCCGAAGTGAGCGTGGCTTTCCAGATTTTAGCAAGAGCACGGTTTACAATATAAGATGGTCGCATAGCCAAGATAGTAAAGCTAATCCTAGTTCACGTTTTTCTGCTTCCGTCAACTTGGGAAGTAGTACTTATTTTCAAGAATCCATTAACCAATTAAACCAGTCCAACTTTTTAAACAATACATTAGCATCCTCAGTGTCCTATTCAAAGACATTTTCTGGTGAGCCAGAGGTAAATGTGAGCTTAACGGCTTCACACAGACAAAATACAAATACTGGAGATATTGATTTAACCTTACCTACATTGCAAATGTCCATGGGTAGAATTTATCCTTTTGCTCCAAAAACAGGAACAAAAAAAGGTGCGATTCATAACATTAACTTTCAGTTGAATACTAGAGGTGAATATTCCATTCAGACCAACGATTCTATCTTCGGTAAAAGTGAAATGTTCGATGATGCCAGAACAGGCATGCGACACAGTATCCCATTAACTACCAATTTTAAAGTATTTGATCATTTTAGCGTGAGTACCAATGCTAATTTTGAAGAAACTTGGACCGTTAAAACCGTTAAGAAATTCTGGAGCCAAACTGAACAAGAAGAAGTAGAGATAGACCAAAATGGTTTTGATCGTTTTTTAACGTACAACTTTGGTGCAAGTGTTGGTACCACAGTTTATGGAATGTATAATTTTGAGGAAAAAGGTGAGAATAAAAAGATAAAGGCGATTCGCCATGTCATGAGACCTTCCATAAGTTATTCAGTTAGTCCAGCTTTCGACCAGTATTACGAAACTTATGATGTCATAGATGCAGATGGCACAACGACAGATCAGGTGGAATATTCAAGATTCGAAAATTCGTTGTATGGCAGTCCTGGCAACAACTACTCTAGTAGTGTTGGTCTTTCACTCGGCAATAATCTTGAAGCTAAAATCCGAGCCAAAGATTCCACAAAGACAGAACCTGAAAAAATATTCTTGTTAAATAACCTTAATTTTTCAACCTCCTACAATATTGCTGCAGATTCCCTCAATTGGAGTCCTGTTCGTGTTAGTGGTGGTACTCAAATTTTAAATAAAAAAATGAGTATTAATTTTGGGATGACGCTGAACCCTTATGCTTTAGACAGCAACAATAGTGTCGTTAACACCTATAACATCAATAATGGCGGTAGCTTGTTTAGGCTAACATCCGCCAACATCAATATGAGCTATACCTTATCTAATGAGAGCTTTTCCGGACGAGAATCTAATGAAGATAATGCCTCTTCTCAAGAATCTGCACGCTCTGGTGGACGAACGGATGATTTATTTGGTAAATCCCAAGATTTTGCTGATAAGCGACTTTCAGACCGTGATAAAAATAAGGATGATAAAGAAGAAAATAACGAATTCTATAATTACAAAATGCCATGGAGTCTTAGATTGGCATACTCTGCCAATTATGGCAACACAAGGCGTGAAAACCAGATCTCCTCACATTCTCTAATGTTTTCCGGTGATATCGATTTATCGCCAAGATGGAGTGTTGGTGCCTCTTCTGGTTATGATTTTTTAAACCAAGGATTCACCTATACGCAACTCCGTTTTGAGCGTGATTTACTAAGTTGGCGAATGAATTTTTCTTGGATACCTTTTAGCGACCGTAGTTCCTGGAATTTCTTTATCGGAATAAAATCGAGCTTACTTAAAGATTTAAAGTACGATCAACGCAGACAACCAGATCAGCAAGTTGGGAATTGA
- a CDS encoding NACHT domain-containing protein, whose amino-acid sequence MALTPNIEITGLIKPLVDGFKAVNNEWDNFFEIGLTDYLHSQTEKYYFTNTFLHRSEKVRFNDIYFPIKATYKKLTTDFNDLDELFTNYNNITIVGSAGSGKTTLIKHIFLQTIFNQNRIPILIELRNLNEFKGDFEKLITEKILKSKVKPSDSIFKRALESGKFLFLLDGYDEIFSDKKQDINRQIELFVDSYSNNKFLITTRPGSGVEGFPRFHDFKVCPLDDDDVIGFISKIVEEGERKDRIKNIVLDPKNQNYYEFLRNPLLLSMFIMAFENHPEIPKRKTAFYRNVFDTLYSRHDGITKNSFPREKLTNLQRDDFEDILSIFSYLTLIEGQYSFTNEYMTDILDKVRDSSDYEYITESLIYDLRTSISILILDGFEYFFPHRSMQEYFTAMFINRLPTDKKHKAYKNLSSVLQQSSTDYSFNFWSLCFEMDETIFISNFLIPQLKKIYKPLENKRGKELVESYFKIIKPTLWKRDFDKNGTTKLRILRHANFQNAILDFCEIYDYYDIWMFPEKHNCEDDFIKIYDKQLEKSKKEQRGIPSLLKNDELLEFLVSSGIDKVVENIRKKIENKIQKWDMTIKKKKSNIDDLLNI is encoded by the coding sequence ATGGCACTAACACCAAACATTGAAATTACAGGATTAATTAAGCCCTTAGTCGATGGATTTAAAGCCGTAAACAACGAATGGGATAATTTTTTTGAAATAGGATTAACCGACTATCTGCACTCACAAACAGAAAAGTATTATTTTACAAACACATTTCTTCATAGAAGTGAAAAGGTTAGATTTAACGATATATATTTCCCAATTAAAGCAACTTACAAAAAGTTAACAACTGATTTCAATGACCTTGATGAGCTATTTACAAATTATAACAATATAACAATTGTTGGTTCGGCTGGAAGTGGTAAAACGACTTTAATAAAACATATTTTTCTACAAACAATTTTTAATCAAAACCGCATTCCAATTTTAATTGAATTAAGGAACCTAAATGAATTCAAAGGAGATTTTGAAAAACTTATCACCGAGAAAATACTTAAATCTAAAGTTAAGCCTAGTGATAGTATATTTAAAAGAGCATTAGAAAGTGGTAAATTTTTGTTTTTATTAGATGGATATGACGAAATTTTTTCAGACAAAAAACAAGATATAAACAGGCAAATAGAATTGTTTGTTGATTCTTATTCAAATAATAAATTTCTAATAACAACTCGTCCTGGAAGTGGGGTTGAAGGTTTTCCAAGGTTTCATGACTTTAAAGTATGCCCATTAGATGATGACGATGTAATTGGGTTTATTTCAAAAATTGTCGAAGAAGGAGAAAGAAAAGACCGAATAAAAAATATAGTTCTCGACCCAAAAAATCAAAACTATTATGAATTCTTAAGAAACCCATTATTACTTTCAATGTTTATAATGGCATTTGAAAACCACCCAGAAATTCCTAAGAGAAAAACAGCATTTTATAGAAATGTATTTGACACTCTATACTCTCGACACGATGGTATAACTAAAAATAGTTTTCCAAGAGAAAAATTAACAAATCTTCAAAGAGATGATTTCGAAGATATATTATCAATATTTTCATACCTCACCTTAATTGAAGGTCAATATTCTTTTACAAATGAATATATGACTGATATTTTAGATAAGGTAAGAGACTCATCTGATTATGAATACATTACCGAAAGTTTAATTTATGATTTAAGAACTTCAATTTCTATTTTAATTCTAGACGGTTTTGAATATTTCTTTCCCCATCGTTCGATGCAGGAATATTTTACAGCGATGTTTATCAATAGACTTCCAACTGACAAGAAACATAAAGCATATAAAAACTTATCAAGTGTATTACAGCAATCAAGTACTGATTATAGTTTCAATTTTTGGAGTCTGTGTTTTGAAATGGATGAAACAATTTTTATATCAAATTTCTTAATTCCTCAACTAAAAAAAATTTATAAACCGCTTGAAAATAAAAGAGGGAAAGAACTTGTAGAATCTTACTTTAAAATAATTAAACCTACTTTGTGGAAAAGAGATTTTGATAAAAACGGAACGACAAAATTAAGGATTTTAAGACACGCAAATTTTCAAAATGCAATTTTAGACTTTTGCGAGATTTACGACTATTACGATATATGGATGTTTCCCGAAAAGCACAATTGTGAGGATGATTTTATAAAAATTTATGATAAACAATTGGAGAAATCTAAAAAAGAACAAAGAGGAATACCTAGTCTTTTAAAAAATGATGAATTACTTGAATTTTTAGTTTCTAGTGGTATAGATAAAGTAGTAGAAAATATCAGAAAGAAAATTGAGAATAAAATACAGAAGTGGGATATGACAATAAAGAAAAAGAAATCGAATATTGATGATTTATTAAATATATAA
- a CDS encoding GMP reductase codes for MRIEHDIKLGFKDVMIRPKRSTLKSRSQVTLERDYKFLNSKTNWQGVPIMAANMDTVGTFEMALVLAEQKLFTAIHKHYSTEEWHAFLNSAPKNITDYIAISTGTGKKDTKKLKTVFDIHPELKFICIDVANGYSEHFVNFVQQTRELYPDKVIIAGNVVTGEMVEQLLLSGADIVKVGIGPGSVCTTRVKTGVGYPQLSAIIECADAAHGLGGQIISDGGCATPGDVAKAFGAGADFVMLGGMFAGHTESGGELITRNGEQYKQFYGMSSSTAMDKYVGGVAEYRASEGKTVEVPYKGDVKNTLQDILGGLRSTCTYVGAERLKELTKRTTFIRVAEQENLVYGG; via the coding sequence ATGCGCATAGAACACGATATAAAATTAGGCTTTAAAGATGTCATGATTCGTCCAAAGCGTTCTACCTTAAAAAGTAGATCCCAAGTGACCTTAGAGCGTGACTACAAATTTCTAAACAGTAAAACAAACTGGCAAGGCGTTCCCATTATGGCTGCCAATATGGATACAGTCGGGACGTTTGAAATGGCTTTGGTTTTAGCCGAACAAAAATTATTCACCGCCATACACAAGCACTATTCTACCGAAGAATGGCATGCGTTTTTAAACTCAGCGCCAAAAAATATTACCGATTATATCGCCATTAGTACTGGTACAGGTAAAAAAGACACCAAAAAGCTAAAAACGGTTTTTGACATCCATCCTGAACTAAAATTTATATGTATCGATGTGGCCAATGGGTATTCTGAACACTTCGTCAACTTTGTACAACAGACGAGAGAACTATATCCCGATAAAGTTATTATTGCTGGCAACGTGGTGACTGGCGAAATGGTGGAACAACTCCTACTCTCTGGTGCAGATATCGTGAAGGTGGGCATTGGTCCTGGAAGCGTCTGTACGACACGAGTAAAAACAGGTGTTGGCTATCCGCAACTCTCTGCGATTATAGAATGTGCTGATGCGGCTCATGGTTTAGGCGGCCAAATTATTAGCGATGGTGGTTGTGCCACGCCTGGCGATGTGGCCAAAGCTTTTGGTGCTGGTGCCGATTTTGTAATGCTTGGTGGTATGTTTGCTGGCCATACCGAAAGTGGTGGCGAACTCATCACCCGAAATGGCGAACAATACAAACAATTTTATGGGATGAGCTCTTCTACTGCAATGGACAAATATGTTGGTGGCGTTGCCGAATATAGAGCGAGTGAAGGCAAAACCGTTGAAGTGCCTTACAAAGGTGACGTTAAAAATACACTACAAGATATTTTAGGCGGTTTAAGAAGTACCTGCACGTATGTTGGTGCGGAACGTTTAAAAGAATTAACGAAGCGTACGACTTTTATTCGGGTGGCTGAGCAGGAGAATTTGGTTTATGGTGGGTAG
- a CDS encoding IS3 family transposase encodes MLTGRTGLAKKVTSLNSRRAKQKTQAITELRHKYDLELLLKHTNMARSSYYYHRKRNNLEDKYKEIKQLISKVYHRHKGRYGYRRITLEINKRGFVINHKTILKLMGELGLKSRIRAKRYKSYKGQIGETAPNILQRNFKTIMPNQKWATDITEFKVFKDKLYLSPIIDLYNGEIISYELSEKPNFKQVVSMLKKAFKETPGQTELILHSDQGWQYQMKQYQRLLQEKGITQSMSRKGNCLDNAVIENFFGIIKSELFYLNKYKSISQLKTDIKEYIDYYNRDRIKLNLKGMSPIEYRTHHYQNKL; translated from the coding sequence ATCCTTACGGGCAGAACTGGACTTGCTAAAAAAGTTACAAGCCTTAATTCAAGAAGAGCAAAGCAAAAAACGCAAGCCATAACAGAATTAAGGCATAAGTATGATTTGGAACTATTACTAAAACATACCAATATGGCAAGAAGCAGTTATTATTATCATCGAAAAAGAAATAATCTAGAAGATAAATATAAAGAGATAAAGCAACTAATCAGCAAGGTTTATCATCGTCATAAAGGCAGGTACGGTTATAGAAGAATAACTCTAGAGATCAATAAGAGAGGTTTTGTGATCAATCACAAGACCATACTCAAGCTAATGGGAGAACTAGGTTTAAAAAGCCGTATAAGAGCTAAAAGATATAAATCTTATAAGGGGCAAATTGGTGAAACGGCACCCAATATATTACAACGTAATTTCAAAACCATTATGCCCAATCAAAAATGGGCAACTGATATTACTGAATTTAAAGTCTTTAAAGATAAGCTATACCTGTCGCCAATAATTGATCTGTACAATGGAGAAATAATAAGTTATGAACTCTCTGAAAAACCTAATTTTAAACAGGTAGTGTCAATGCTCAAAAAGGCTTTTAAAGAGACTCCTGGCCAGACCGAATTAATATTACATTCAGATCAAGGTTGGCAATATCAAATGAAGCAATACCAAAGATTATTACAAGAAAAAGGGATCACCCAAAGTATGTCTCGTAAAGGAAATTGCTTAGACAATGCAGTAATAGAAAATTTCTTTGGAATTATAAAATCTGAATTGTTTTACTTGAATAAATACAAATCCATATCCCAGTTAAAAACTGATATAAAGGAGTATATAGATTATTATAACAGGGACAGGATTAAACTAAATTTAAAAGGAATGAGCCCGATAGAGTATCGAACTCATCATTATCAAAATAAATTATAA
- a CDS encoding helix-turn-helix domain-containing protein, giving the protein MGRKAKYSYEFKLRCVKQVLNHHQTVEAVSELNGCHHTTLHDWIRFYEKYGKKALLPRKNKVYSLPFKIKVLEAIEEDSLSFSQACLKFNIPTKSVIMNWQKTYKKSGIKGLNNKSRGKPKSMQFKRAKKKSSKPLTREEELLLENESLRAELDLLKKLQALIQEEQSKKRKP; this is encoded by the coding sequence ATGGGAAGAAAAGCTAAGTATAGTTATGAATTTAAACTTCGTTGCGTAAAGCAAGTTTTAAATCATCATCAAACAGTGGAAGCTGTTTCAGAATTAAATGGTTGTCATCACACAACACTTCATGATTGGATTCGTTTTTATGAGAAATATGGCAAAAAAGCGTTGTTACCAAGAAAAAACAAAGTCTACAGTTTACCTTTCAAGATCAAAGTTTTAGAAGCTATTGAAGAAGATTCGCTATCTTTTAGTCAAGCTTGTTTGAAGTTTAATATTCCTACTAAATCTGTAATTATGAATTGGCAGAAGACCTACAAAAAGTCAGGTATCAAAGGCTTAAACAATAAATCTAGGGGGAAACCAAAATCTATGCAGTTTAAGAGAGCAAAAAAGAAATCCAGCAAACCGTTAACTAGAGAGGAAGAACTTCTATTGGAAAATGAATCCTTACGGGCAGAACTGGACTTGCTAAAAAAGTTACAAGCCTTAATTCAAGAAGAGCAAAGCAAAAAACGCAAGCCATAA
- a CDS encoding peptidoglycan bridge formation glycyltransferase FemA/FemB family protein, whose translation MIEVITDKKEWSEQLALAENLDLYHTFDYHHLSKTKDESAVLLKYTEGNTTLVLPLLLRPIKNSDYKDATSVYGYAGLLAINIGEQFKKDNFHKALNAYFNDNKIISVFSRLHPFIEHQEELHNGLGKIVSLGKVVYINLTDAIEVQRARYNRRLKTYINKARKLCTVFEGTVEEHLDTFINLYEDNMKRVDATEEYFFDKDYYHRLLSSTDFETQLILCRYNETQEIIAGALFMKTGNIVQYHLSGLSDDYFELNPIKLIIDEVRITSTNEGYKIFNLGGGLGSEEDSLFKFKSGFSKDFETFKIWKYIVDEDAYKTLTKNHLGTEIKTEDLNTGFFPAYRAPLKAHSV comes from the coding sequence ATGATTGAAGTTATCACAGACAAAAAAGAATGGAGTGAGCAGTTGGCTTTGGCAGAAAACTTAGATCTATACCATACGTTCGACTATCATCATCTTTCAAAAACAAAAGATGAATCCGCAGTGCTTCTTAAATATACAGAAGGCAACACTACTTTAGTACTTCCGTTGTTGCTAAGACCTATTAAAAATTCAGATTATAAAGACGCTACTTCTGTTTATGGTTATGCTGGATTACTAGCTATAAATATAGGTGAGCAGTTTAAAAAAGACAATTTCCATAAAGCGCTGAATGCTTATTTCAATGATAATAAAATTATATCCGTCTTCTCAAGACTTCATCCGTTTATAGAACATCAGGAAGAATTGCACAACGGTTTGGGTAAAATTGTGTCGCTTGGTAAAGTCGTGTATATCAATTTAACCGATGCCATTGAAGTTCAAAGAGCACGCTATAACCGACGATTAAAAACCTATATCAATAAAGCTCGCAAGCTTTGTACCGTATTTGAAGGGACTGTAGAGGAGCATCTTGACACCTTTATTAATTTGTATGAAGACAATATGAAACGTGTTGATGCTACTGAAGAATATTTCTTTGATAAGGATTATTACCATCGTTTGTTATCGAGTACCGACTTTGAAACCCAGTTAATACTTTGTCGCTATAATGAAACCCAAGAAATTATTGCAGGAGCCCTTTTTATGAAAACGGGCAATATTGTACAGTATCATTTATCAGGACTTAGCGACGACTATTTTGAGCTCAACCCCATTAAACTCATTATTGATGAAGTGCGTATAACTTCTACTAACGAAGGCTATAAAATTTTCAATCTTGGTGGTGGTTTAGGTAGTGAGGAAGATTCACTATTCAAATTTAAAAGTGGTTTTTCTAAAGATTTTGAAACCTTTAAAATCTGGAAATACATCGTCGATGAAGACGCATATAAAACCTTGACCAAAAATCATTTAGGCACTGAAATAAAAACAGAGGATCTCAACACTGGTTTCTTTCCTGCGTATCGTGCGCCACTAAAAGCGCATTCGGTTTAA
- a CDS encoding acyl-CoA dehydrogenase family protein: protein MNTSTVQTKTMLPTEAAKEIYELAISHREETEQLRRLAPAVVERIKESGLFRMGLPKFLGGWEDNPVEVLKTYEILSSGEAAVAWSVWNNHLACTFGRFLDEDSMREIYKNYSHVYANSARPEGFAEIVDGGYNVSGRWSLVSGCELSDWFVMRCLVTSDDLPKTLGPGAKLKLFFIPKEDIKVIDTWSVGGLRGTGSHDIEIKDAFVQEKYAIDFEDTVHVDNAYNRLPIGCLNAAGCASIALGLLKSATDELINLCLERVTPGKNPDLRDRASIQTAIAKSKNTLATMRAQLHSSVETLWEESLKGNEFTDIQLADVWAASIEAATASRALVSEIFAVTGTASLYTKYKIERVHRDVHAVLQHGIVQPHWLNQAGMAYVGLKPNGAMFRI, encoded by the coding sequence ATGAATACATCTACAGTCCAAACCAAAACTATGCTTCCTACAGAAGCCGCCAAAGAAATTTACGAATTAGCAATTTCCCATAGGGAAGAAACAGAACAACTAAGAAGACTTGCGCCAGCCGTAGTTGAGCGTATTAAAGAATCTGGACTTTTTAGAATGGGATTACCTAAATTCCTGGGTGGCTGGGAAGACAATCCTGTAGAAGTTCTAAAGACCTATGAAATATTGAGTAGCGGAGAAGCTGCTGTGGCTTGGAGTGTTTGGAACAACCATTTGGCCTGTACTTTTGGACGCTTTTTAGACGAAGACAGTATGAGGGAAATTTACAAAAACTATTCCCATGTGTATGCCAACTCGGCTCGCCCAGAAGGCTTTGCGGAAATAGTTGATGGTGGATATAACGTTTCTGGTCGCTGGTCATTAGTCTCTGGATGTGAATTATCGGATTGGTTTGTAATGCGTTGCCTTGTGACCTCTGACGATTTGCCAAAAACCTTGGGTCCAGGAGCAAAATTGAAATTGTTTTTTATTCCTAAAGAAGACATCAAAGTAATTGACACTTGGAGTGTTGGTGGACTAAGAGGTACTGGAAGTCATGATATTGAAATTAAAGATGCTTTTGTACAAGAAAAATATGCTATTGATTTTGAAGACACAGTACATGTTGATAATGCTTATAATAGATTACCAATTGGCTGTTTAAATGCTGCTGGTTGTGCATCGATAGCTTTGGGCTTATTGAAATCTGCTACAGATGAATTGATCAATCTTTGCTTAGAGCGCGTTACGCCTGGGAAAAATCCAGACCTAAGGGATAGAGCTTCGATTCAAACAGCCATAGCAAAAAGTAAAAACACATTAGCGACTATGCGTGCACAATTGCACAGTTCCGTTGAAACCTTATGGGAAGAATCCCTTAAAGGCAATGAATTTACTGATATACAATTGGCTGATGTTTGGGCGGCTTCCATTGAAGCGGCAACAGCATCTAGAGCTTTAGTTTCCGAAATATTCGCCGTTACAGGTACAGCTTCCCTATACACTAAGTATAAAATTGAACGCGTCCATAGAGATGTTCATGCGGTATTACAACATGGTATTGTGCAACCGCATTGGTTAAACCAAGCAGGTATGGCTTATGTTGGACTGAAACCAAATGGCGCAATGTTTAGAATATAA
- a CDS encoding RidA family protein → MKKIIHTTKAPAPIGPYNQAVLTGNTLYTSGQIALHPETMELVMDDIKTETKQVMENMKAVLEAADMTFENVIKSSIFISDMHNFKQINEVYGKYFDEATAPARETVEVANLPKFVNVEISMIAVK, encoded by the coding sequence ATGAAAAAAATAATACACACCACAAAAGCACCAGCTCCAATAGGACCATACAATCAGGCGGTTTTAACAGGAAATACGCTCTACACCTCTGGGCAAATCGCCTTGCATCCAGAAACCATGGAATTGGTTATGGATGATATCAAAACGGAAACCAAACAAGTTATGGAAAACATGAAAGCCGTTTTGGAAGCAGCCGACATGACCTTTGAAAACGTGATTAAATCGTCCATATTCATTAGTGATATGCATAACTTTAAACAGATTAATGAGGTTTATGGTAAATACTTTGATGAAGCTACGGCTCCAGCAAGAGAAACCGTTGAAGTTGCTAATTTACCGAAGTTTGTGAACGTTGAAATAAGTATGATTGCGGTAAAGTAA